The Actinomyces sp. oral taxon 414 genome has a segment encoding these proteins:
- a CDS encoding RloB family protein has product MFCVEGASEEAYLRAILNYRYDDAFAFVFWRSRGSKSSLRNLIEHVRLRLRDGEDPGDGVWIVCDTDQNSIHSALLEEWLDDDEELHHAALTDPCLEFWLILHYAQAPVSAGARQAEKELRGHMPGYRKGRPLPADLISRVDDAVRHERRRTGGADRARVWPRERSSQMPALIIWLDRLRASSRLVR; this is encoded by the coding sequence GTGTTCTGTGTTGAAGGGGCTTCGGAGGAGGCGTATCTCCGGGCGATCTTGAATTATCGATATGACGACGCCTTCGCCTTCGTCTTCTGGCGGTCGCGCGGGTCGAAGTCCTCGCTCAGAAACCTGATCGAGCACGTGCGTCTCCGATTGAGGGATGGGGAGGATCCCGGTGACGGGGTCTGGATCGTGTGCGACACCGATCAGAATTCTATTCACAGCGCTCTGCTTGAAGAGTGGCTGGACGATGATGAAGAGCTGCATCATGCGGCGCTGACCGACCCGTGCCTGGAGTTCTGGTTGATTCTGCACTACGCGCAGGCGCCAGTCAGCGCGGGCGCCCGGCAGGCGGAAAAAGAATTGCGTGGGCACATGCCCGGGTACCGCAAGGGGCGGCCCCTGCCCGCGGATCTGATTTCCAGGGTCGACGATGCCGTTCGCCATGAACGGCGGCGAACCGGTGGCGCGGATCGGGCGAGGGTGTGGCCACGGGAACGCAGTTCGCAGATGCCCGCTCTCATCATCTGGTTGGATCGGCTTCGCGCGAGCAGCCGGCTGGTGCGGTGA
- a CDS encoding AAA family ATPase: protein MLRYLTVANWKSVYSPVEFSMVATSERRHGERLARVGRSRVLPVAALYGANAAGKSILIESLAALRDIVAGGRSRGEALPTVPHRLKGADEPTLFGVEIIVAAPGDESRRRRDWIFYYEVRATRREIRYEFLSRLRSKDEEVLFERSGTDAEFYGDLDEEPAVATVKRFLAPNRTILDFLGSAEEPPAMIGAVRQWFSSELHIVHPGSRFISLPGRIGMDELFVGAMNRGLSAVDTGISRIDLEDIPLRSVLDDEKDIQNVRDRLAVEGGSLMFGDERTKYSLLSLDDAEGLRARQLVAVHDGEPRPDGEPVRGFTLPMSEESDGTARFMNLLPIILQLCEGPSRGVLLVDEFERSMHPLLAQELIRSFLDGVGRDDRRQLIFTTHELQFMRVQLLRRDEIWLLDKVSGETRLTRLSEFSGEKVRAGADLLGFYSSGRLGGVPRL from the coding sequence ATGCTGCGCTACCTCACCGTGGCCAACTGGAAGTCCGTCTACTCACCCGTCGAATTCTCGATGGTCGCGACCAGCGAACGGAGGCACGGGGAGCGTCTGGCGCGCGTCGGGCGCTCTCGCGTCCTGCCCGTCGCCGCCCTTTACGGCGCCAATGCCGCGGGTAAATCGATCCTGATCGAGTCCCTCGCAGCATTGAGGGACATTGTTGCCGGAGGCCGCTCCAGAGGGGAGGCGCTGCCGACCGTGCCGCACAGGCTCAAAGGTGCGGATGAGCCGACTCTATTCGGCGTGGAGATCATTGTCGCTGCGCCCGGCGATGAGTCCCGACGCCGCAGGGACTGGATTTTCTACTACGAGGTCCGCGCCACTCGGCGGGAGATTCGGTACGAGTTCCTGTCCCGTCTGCGCTCCAAGGACGAGGAGGTGCTGTTCGAGCGGAGCGGGACGGATGCGGAGTTCTACGGAGACCTCGACGAAGAACCTGCCGTGGCGACGGTGAAACGTTTTCTCGCCCCCAATCGGACGATCCTGGATTTTCTCGGATCCGCCGAGGAGCCGCCCGCGATGATCGGCGCCGTGCGTCAGTGGTTCTCCTCCGAGCTTCATATTGTCCATCCGGGTTCTCGTTTCATCTCCCTGCCCGGCCGCATCGGGATGGATGAGCTCTTCGTCGGTGCGATGAACCGCGGATTGTCCGCCGTGGACACCGGTATATCCCGAATCGACCTCGAAGACATTCCTCTGAGGTCGGTGCTGGATGATGAGAAGGATATTCAAAACGTGCGGGACAGACTCGCCGTCGAGGGCGGCTCCCTTATGTTCGGCGATGAGAGAACGAAATACAGTCTGCTCTCGCTCGATGACGCCGAGGGGCTGCGCGCCCGGCAGCTGGTGGCCGTGCACGACGGCGAGCCCCGTCCCGACGGCGAGCCGGTGCGAGGCTTCACGCTGCCGATGAGCGAGGAGTCGGATGGGACTGCCCGATTCATGAACCTTCTGCCGATCATCCTCCAGCTCTGCGAGGGGCCGTCCCGGGGAGTGCTCCTGGTGGACGAGTTCGAGCGCTCCATGCACCCTCTGCTCGCGCAGGAGCTCATCCGCTCCTTCTTGGACGGGGTTGGCCGTGATGATCGCCGTCAACTGATCTTCACCACCCACGAACTTCAGTTCATGCGGGTCCAGCTGCTCCGGCGCGATGAGATCTGGTTGCTGGACAAGGTCTCCGGAGAGACCCGTCTGACACGCCTGTCGGAATTCTCCGGCGAGAAGGTGCGCGCCGGTGCGGATCTACTCGGCTTCTACTCCTCGGGGCGCCTCGGCGGGGTGCCGCGCCTTTGA